In the Egibacteraceae bacterium genome, CGGTTGAGCTTCACCGAGGTGCTGCGACCGGAACGCAGGAGGTCGATCTCCGCGGAGAACCCGTCGAGCACCGCACCGAGCCGCCCGTCGTCGACCGCCAGCTGGAACGCGAGGCGGCTCGCGACCGGGCTGTAGAGCGTCCCGACGACCCGCAGCCCCTCCGCGTCCCGCTCGCCGCCGTTCGACACCCGAAGGCCCACCGCGAGCTCTCCCCCGGGAGCCAGCGCGCCGGTGAGCGCGACGACCGCGAGGTCGAGGTCGTCACGGCTACCGGTCTGCTGGGCGGCGGCCGGCAGCGCGAGCAGCGCCAGCGCGGCGACCGCGAGCAGGCCCGCACCGGCCCGCGCGCGCCGGCCACGGAGGGGACCCCCACGCGACGTCACGGCCCGGCCTCCTCGCGCAGGGACGTGACGCCGACCTCGCCGAGGCCTGCCGCCTGCTCGACGAGGCGGCGCTCGTTGGGATGCGTCAGCCGCTCGAGCGCCTCGTCGAAGCGGAGCCAGACGACGTCCTCCGCCTCGTCGTCGCGGGGCTGGGGCACCCCGCCGTCGTGGCGCATGAGGTAGTAGTGGACGAACTTGTGGTAGCGCACCTCGTCGGGGCGCCAGACGAACCAGTAGTCGATGACCCCGAGCTTGTCGATGATCGAGCACTCGAGACCGGTCTCCTCGCGCACCTCGCGCACGGCCGCGGTGGCGAGATCCTCGCCGTCCTCGAGGCCTCCCTTCGGCAGGGTCCACTGCAACCTGCCGGCGGCGTTGCGTCGGGAGATCAGCACCACCCAGCGGCCCTCGGGCCGGTCGTCGAAGACCAGCCCGCCGGCGGACACCGCCCGCTTCGTGGGGTAGCGGGGCATGGGTAGGAGCATAACCCCGGTCAAGGCCGGGGCCGGTTCCGCCGATACGCACGGTGATGGACATCCATGACTACCTGCGCCGGCTCGTCGCGCGCGGCGGTTCGGACCTGCACCTGAAGGCGGGTGGCCCGGCCTACGTCCGCGTCGACGGCGACCTCGAGGAGTGCGCCGGTCTGCCGTCGCTGACGCCGGAGACCACCGAGCACTTCGCCCGTCAGATGATGGAGGGGGAGCCGCTCGCCGCCTTCGAGGCCGGCGCCGAGGCCGACTTCGCCTACGCGGTGCCGATGCTCGGGCGCTTCCGCGTCGCCGTGTTCCGTCAGCGGGGCGTGGTCGGGCTCGTGCTGCGGCGGGTGCTCGGCGGCGCGCAGTCCTTCGACGAGCTCGGTCTGCCGCCGGCGGTCCGCAAGCTCGCCGAGGAGCACCGCGGGCTCGTCCTCGTCACCGGGCCGACCGGGTCGGGCAAGACGACGA is a window encoding:
- a CDS encoding NUDIX hydrolase — protein: MPRYPTKRAVSAGGLVFDDRPEGRWVVLISRRNAAGRLQWTLPKGGLEDGEDLATAAVREVREETGLECSIIDKLGVIDYWFVWRPDEVRYHKFVHYYLMRHDGGVPQPRDDEAEDVVWLRFDEALERLTHPNERRLVEQAAGLGEVGVTSLREEAGP